GCCGACCAAGACGTCATAGGCACCGAGCCGCAGGTCGCGCAGCAGCTCGATCCGCTTGAGGGTGTCGACCTCGGAGTGCAGGTAGCGGGTGCGGATGCCGGCATCGAGGAGGTAGTCGGTGAGGTCCTCGGACATCTTCTTGGTCAGCGTCGTGACCAGGACCCGCTCCTCCTTGTCGGCGCGCAGCCGGATCTCGTGGATCAGGTCGTCGATCTGGCCCTTGGTCGGCTTGACCACGACCTCGGGGTCGACCAGGCCGGTGGGGCGGATGATCTGCTCGACGACGTCGCCCTGCACCTTGTCGAGCTCGTAGTCGCCGGGCGTCGCGGAGAGGTAGACCGTCTGGCCGATCCGGTCCAGGAACTCCTCCCAGCGCAGCGGCCGGTTGTCCATGGCGCTCGGCAGCCGGAAGCCGTGCTCGACCAGGTTGCGCTTGCGCGACATGTCGCCTTCGTACATGCCGCCGATCTGCGGGACAGCGACGTGGGACTCGTCGACCACGAGCACGAAGTCCTCGGGGAAGTAGTCGAGCAGCGTGTTGGGCGCGCTCCCCCGGCTGCGGCCGTCCATGTGCATCGAGTAGTTCTCGATGCCGGAGCAGGAGCCGACCTGGCGCATCATCTCGATGTCGTACGTCGTGCGCATCCGCAGCCGCTGCGCCTCGAGCATCTTGCCCTGCCGCTCGAAGGTCTCGAGCTGCTCGGTGAGCTCGGCCTCGATGCCGTTGATCGCCCGCTCCATCCGCTCGGGACCGGCGATGTAGTGGCTGGCGGGGAAGACGTAGAGCTCCTGGTCCTCGGTGATCACCTCGCCCGTGACCGGGTGCAGCGTCATCAGCCGCTCGATCTCGTCGCCGAAGAACTCGATGCGGACCGCCAGCTCCTCGTAGACCGGGAAGATCTCCAGCGTGTCGCCCCGCACCCGGAAGGTGCCGCGGGTGAAGGCGAGGTCGTTGCGGGTGTACTGGATCTCGACCAGCCGGCGCAGCACGGAGTCGCGGTCGTGCTCCTCCCCCACCCGCAGCCGGACCATGCGGTCGACATACTCCTGCGGGGTGCCGAGGCCGTAGATGCACGACACGGTCGACACCACGATCACGTCGCGCCGGGTGAGCAGGCTGTTGGTCGCCGAGTGGCGCAGCCGCTCCACCTCCTCGTTGATCGAGGAGTCCTTCTCGATGTAGGTGTCGGTCTGCGGGACGTAGGCCTCGGGCTGGTAGTAGTCGTAGTAGGAGACGAAGTACTCGACGGCGTTGTCCGGGAAGAGCTGACGCAGCTCGTTGGCGAACTGCGCGGCCAGCGTCTTGTTGGGCTGGAGCACCAGCAGCGGCCGCTGCACCTGCTCGGCCACCCAGGCCACCGTCGCGGTCTTGCCGGTGCCGGTCGCGCCGAGCAGGACGACGTCCTGGACCCCGTCGTTGATGCGCTTCGTGATCTCCGCGATGGCGGCCGGCTGGTCACCGGAGGGCTGGTAGTCGGACTGCACGTGGAAGGGCGCGACACGACGCTCGAGATCGGTGACCGGACGCATGGCTCCAGCCTACGAGGGAGCGCCGACAGCACCGCCGCCTCGCTTGTAACTAAGGGTTACAGCATGGTTTTCGCACCTACCCGGGCGTTGTTGCGCACGTAACACTTAGTTACAAGGGATCAGCGCGGCCTGTCGGGCCGGACCCGCAGGGCGTGCAGTGCCGTGGCGAGCATCGTGTAGTGGCCCACGAGCATCAGGATCTCGATCCGCTCGCGGTCCTCGAAGTGCGTCCCCAGCTCCGCCCACAGCGGGTCGGAGAGGTCCTGGTCGGCGAGCAGCTCGTCGGTGGCGCGCAGCAGCAGCCGCTCCCGGGCGCTGAGACCCGGGTCCCTCTCCCCCGCCTCGATGGCGGCGACCTCGGCGCGGGACAGCCCGGCCCGGCGGGCCAGGCGCCGGTGCTGCTCGAGCTCGTACGCCGATCCGCGGCGCGCCGCGACCCGGACGATGACCAGCTCCGACTCCCGCCGCGACAGTCGGCCCCCCGGCATCAGCCGGCCGGCGAAGTGCAGCCAGCCCCAGAACAGCCGGCGGTGGCGGCCCAGGGTGAGGAAGACCGCCGGCGGCTCGGTGCCCTGGACCCGGCCGGCGATCCGGGCGAAGGCCGCGACGAAGGGGCCGACCTCGCGCCAGCCCCCGGGCGTGATCCGCGGCTCGTCCGGACCGCTCATGCGACCCGCCGCGCCTGCTCGACCGCGGGCAGCACCTTGTTGGCGCCGTAGTTGAACACCCGCATCGCGACGGCGTACCCGGGCGGGAAGTAGCGCTGCAGCCAGTGGACCAGCCGGATGTCGGGCGAGGTGTAGACCCAGTACCGGTTGCGCAGGGCGCCCTTCCAGATCGCCGCGGCGGCCTGCTCCGGGGAGACGGCGCGCTTCTGGAAGTGCCCGCGCGCACGGACGAAGGCCTTGCTCTGCTGGTCGATCCCAGCGATCCGGATCGTCTCGACCAGGCCGGTGTCGACGCCGCCGGGACACACCAGGCTGACGCCGATCCGGTGCTTGCGCAGGTCGTAGCGCAACACCTCGGAGACACCCCGCAGACCGAACTTGGTGGCGCTGTAGGCCGCATGCCACGGCATCGCGATGATGCCGGCGGCCGAGGAGACGTTGACCAGCTGGCCACCGCGGCCGGCGTCGATCATCGGGGGCACGAACTCCTCGATGACGTGGATGGGACCCATCAGGTTGACGTCGACGAGACGCTGCCAGTGCTCGGGCTCGAGGCTGCGGACAGTGCCCCAGATCGCGATGCCAGCCACGTTGAGCACGACGTCCATGGCACCGGCGCGCTCGGTGACGTGGGCGGCGAGGCGGCGCACCTGCTCATGGTCCGCGACATCGGCGACCTCCGCGGTGCCGACCCGACCGCCGCGGGCCCGGATCGCTGTGGCGACCTCGGCGAGGCGCTCCGGCTGGACGTCGGTCAGGTGCAGCACCGCCCCCCGGTCGGCCGCCTGCTCGGCCACCGCACGGCCGATGCCGCTGGCGGCGCCGGTGACCAGGACCTGCTTGCCGGTCAGGTCGCGGACGGGTGCACGGAACCACATGGGCTTCTCCTCGGTTCGGGTCGGCGGCGCGTCGCGGCGACGAGCCGGGCCGGGGCAGCCGGCCCTCCCGCGTTGTTGCAACCCCGAGTGCAACACGCTGTTACAACAGCGTCACCCTAGCAGGCCGGATTCAGAGCAGCGGGCGGAGCGGAGCGAGGACGAGCTCGGTGAACTTGCGGTGCACGTCGCGCGCCTCCCACTCGCCGCTGGTCAGCTCGAGGCAGTGCGACTGGTCGATCTCGAAGATCTCCTCGAGCTCGCGGGCGAAGCCCTCGTCGATGATCTCGACGTTGATCTCGAAGTTGCCGGTGAGGCTGAGCCGGTCGATGTTCGCGGTGCCGACGGTCGCCCAGGTGCCGTCGACGGTTGCGGTCTTCGCGTGCACCATCGCGTCGCGGTAGCGCAGGATGCGCACACCGGCGTCGAGCAACTGGGTGAAGTGACCGCGAGAGATCCAGTCGGCCACGATGTGGTTGGACTTGAGCGGCAGCAGCAGCCGGACGTCGACGCCACGACGGGCGGCGGCCTTGACGGCGTCGATGAAGTCCTCGTCGGGAAGGAAGTAGGCCTGGGTCATCCACACATTGCGGCTGGCCCGGTTGATCGCCTCGATGTACATCGCGCGGATCGGGAACATCCACAGCCGCGGCACATTGCGCTGCACCCGCACCCGGGGCTCCCAGGTCGACGCGGTCTCCAGCAGCAGGGGGCGCTCGGAGCCGCGCAGCCGCCGGCGGCGGTTGAGGTTCCAGAAGTCCGCGAACGCCCGCTTGAGGTCCCAGACGGCGGGTCCGGTGATCTGGACGTGGGTGTCGCGCCACTCCGACTCGTACGCCGAGCCGATGTTGTAGCCGCCGACGAAGCCGACGTTGTCGTCGACCACGAGGATCTTGCGGTGGTCGCGGCCGTAGCGCCGCAGGTCGAAGAAGCGCCACCCGGCCGAGTAGACCGGGTAGCGCAGCACCTTCACACTCGGGGGGAAGCGCTGGAAGGCCGGCGAGACGACCAGGTTCGCGAACCCGTCGTAGATGCAGTAGACGTCGACGCCGCGCTCGGCAGCGGCGATCAGCGCACGCTTGAACCGCTCCCCGGTCGCGTCGCCCTTCCAGATGTAGGTCTCGAAGAGGATCTGGCGCTGGGCGCCGTCGATCGCGGCCAGCATGTCGTCGTACAGGTCGCGGCCGAACGTGTAGGTCGTGACGTTCCCGTCGCCCACCGCGACCGTGCGCGGTGGGGTCGTCGGGAACGGCTTGGGCCGCTTGCCCCGGCGCCGGTAGGAGTCGACGAGCGACATCGCGATCGCCACCAGGAAGGGCACGCCGATCAGCGTCAGCAGGACGCGGCGCAGCGCGGTCCTCAGGCCGGCCAGGGGGTCGTTGTCGTCGTGCGCCACGCGCGTCAATCTAGTGGTGTCCTCGGACGTCCGTCGTGGGTGGGCTCACGTCCTACGGGGTGCCCTCGCCGCTGTTGGTGCCACTCAGCAGCTCGAGCCGGTCGACCAGCCAGCTGCCGTCGACGAGCTTCATCGTCATGCTGACGCGCTGCTCCTCGATCTTCACGTCGGCATTGGTCTCGTCCGTGATGGCCTGGTCGACGAAAGCGAGCACCTCGACCTGGCTGGCGTCGACCACGCGCCCGGCCGCGTCGACGACCTGGCCCTTCGCGGTGGCTCGACCGTCGACGATCGCCTGCTGGAGCGTGCTGACGTTGGCCTCGAGCTTGGCCCTCAGCTCGGTGTCGGCGATCTTGTCGAGCCAGGCGAAGTCGTGCTCGCCGTCCTTCCACGAGTACGTCGTGGTCTCGACCAGCACCTCCTTGGCCGCCTCGATCGCCGCCTTCTCGGCGTCGTCCTGCGCCGCGAGGGTCTGTGCCCGCGACCGGGCGTCCGCGAGGTCGTCGTCTGCTCCCCGCTCCTGGACGACCAGCCAGCCGATGACCGCGAGGCTCGCGACCAGGGCCGCGACCAGCGCGACGAGCAGGGTGCTGGGCCGGGACTCCCGGGTCACCGCACCGGCCCCGGGGCGTGGGCGGCGCCGCGCTGGAGCGTGGCGAAGGACGCGGCGCAGCGGCCGTCCTTCTGCAGCGGCCGGCGCTCGGTCTTCTTGGGGTCCAGCCGCGCGGTGCCGTAGCTGCACCGGGGGTCCATGTCGGGGATCAGCTCGATCCGCAGCTCGCCGTCGCGCACCTTCGACAGCAGCGACCGGAGTCCCGGCGAGTAGTTCTGCAGCAGGTTGCGCAGGTGGGGCTCGTAGGAACGGAACACGTCGGTGAAACTTACTCCTGTCGACAAGAAGCCGGGCAGCACCTGGTTGGCGTCCTCGACCAGCTCGACCAGTTCGTCGAGCTGGCCCGGTCCCCGCTTCAGCAGGTCGCGCAGCTCCGGGTCGTAGTCGCGCAGGAAGCGCGCGAACTGCTTCGCCGAGGTCGCGAGCCGGCGCAGCGAGTCGGCGTTGTCGGTCGCGATGGACAACACGCTGCCGGAGTTGGCGATGACCCGGTCGGTCTCGGGCCACACCTCGTCGAGGGTCTGCAGGATCGCGGTCCCCTGGTCGAGGATCTGGCCGAGGTCGTCGCCGGTGCCCTTCAGGCCGGTGCTCAGCTCCCCCAGGACGATCCGCAGCTTCTTGTCGTCGATCTGGCGCAGCACGTTGTTGACCGCGACGACCGTCGAGCTCAGGCTCTTGGGCAGGTCGGTCGACTCGGCGGGCACGACGTCGCCGGTGGCGAGGTACGGCCCGGCGGCCTGCTGTGGCTGGAAGTCGAGGTACTGCTCGCCGACCGGCGAGAGGCTGCGTACCCGGGCCAGCGAGTCCTTCGGGATCTCGGTGCCCGTGGTGATGGCGATCGTGGCCTCGACCCCCTCGGCCGCGGGCACGATCGAGCGGACCTTGCCGACCTTGATGCCGCGATAGGTCACCACGGAGCCCTCGAAGAGACCGCCGGTCTGCGCGAGCTGGACCTTCACCTCGACCGGGCGCGAGGTCAGCGGCTGGTCGAGGACGGCGGCGAAGATGTAGGCCGTCGTCACGACCAGCACCACCACGATGCCGGCGAGGCTCAGGTAGAGCCGGTCGCCCAGGATCTTCTTGACCATCTCAGGCCCCCCGTCCGAACAGCGCGCCGAGCAGGCCGTTGAGGCCGAGCGGGTCGGACGTGGGCCCGGTGCCGTCCGGGGTGCTCCCCGTCCCGGCCGGACCGGCAGGAGCCGCCGGGGCGGCCGCGCCGTGCTTGGCCTTGCCGCCACCCTTCCCGCCACCCAGCAGCCCGGGCAGCAGGTCGCCGAGGCCGATCAGGTCGAGCAGGTCGGTGACCAGCCCGTTGACGGCGCCGGTCAGCAGGCCGTCGATGTTGAGGTTGTCGACGTGCAGCTCGAGCGCGATGTTGAGGTAGTCGGTGCCGATCACCGCGTCCGCCGAGCCGGACGCCTGGATGACGGCCTGCAACGACTTCTCGAAGGTCCCGTTGTTGGCGGCGAACTCCGCCAGCACCGGTTCCAGCTCGCTGAGCATGCTGAGCAGCTGGGTGCGGGTCTTGGTGACGGTGTCGTTGGCGGCCCCGCTGAACTTCTCGACCTCGGCGAGCAGCTCGGTGAACGCCGGCGTCTTCTCGCGCAGCACCTTGGCGGCCGGGCGGATGTCCTTGAGCGCCCGGTTGATGGTCTTCTTGCGCCCGTTCAGCGTGGTCGACAGCGAGTTCATCGAGGACAGGACGCCGTCGATCGCCTGGGTGGTGGCGTTGGCCCGGGTGAGGAAGACGGAGGCCTTGTCGAGCAGCGCGCGATAGTCCGCCTCGTTGCCGCTCAGCGCGGTGTTCAGCTCCTCGGTGACCGTCTGCAGCTGGTCGAGGCCGCCGCCGTTGATCAGGAGCGAGGCCTGCGCCAGCGCGTCCTCGACGGAGGGGGCCGTCCGGGTGCTCTCGCGGCCCAGCACGGCCTTGTCGGCGAGCTCCGGGCCCGTGGCCGGGTTGGTGACGTCGACGAACAGCTCCCCGAGCGGCGTGGTGTAGCGCAGCCGCGCCTGGGCGCCCTCCCGCACCACCGCGTCCTTCTTGACCGTCAAGGTCGCGCGGGCCGTGAAGTCGTCGGGCTCGATCGACTTGACCTTGCCCATGTCGACGCCGTTGACCTTGACCGGCGCGCCCACCGCGAGGTTGAGGGCGTCGTCGAACTGCGCCTCGATCTCGATCGTGTCGCCCGCGACCCCCGTGCCCGGGATGGGCAGGTCGCGCATCGTCGTACTGCAGGCCGAGAGCACGCCCAGCACGAGGACGAGCAGGCCGGCGACGCCGGCCCTCGTCCGCATCGCAGTCATCGCGGTCATCGTTCCCTCACGATCCCGGCTGCGTGCCGTTGATGATGTTGCACAGCGGTCCCAGCAGGCCCTGGCAGACCTGCTGCAGGAGCCCGCCCAGCGGGTCGAGGATCAGCGGGTCGATCCGGACCGGGAGGCGGTCGCCCTGGACCAGCTGCAGGTTCTGCAGCGCGAGCGGCATCACCCGGAGGATCTCGGCGAGCTGGTCCTGCTTGGTCAGCAGGGTGTTCATCAGCGTCGTCGAGCCGTCGAGGCTGGCGACGATCGACTCCCGGTTGTCGACGGCGAACTTCGCGACGGTCGTCACCGCCTTGTCGAGCGAGCGTAGCGCCTGCTGGAAGTTGCCCCGCTCGTCGGCGAGCAGCTGGGACGCCGCGGATACCTGCTGGATGAAGGTGCGGGCGGTGTCCTCGTTGGCCGCGATCGTGGTCAGCAGCACGTCGAGCGAGCGCAGGGTCGCCGCGATGTCCTCGCGATGGCTGGCGATCCCGTCGACGCCGTTCGCGAGCGAGTGGATCGTCTGGTTGAGCAGCGGGCCGCGGCCCTGCAGGGCCTCGGTGCCGGCGTCGATGAACTTCTGGACGGCCTTCGTCGTCTCGGCGTTGCCGCCGATGCCGGTGGCGAAGTCGTTGAGCGACTCCAGCACCTGGTCGAAGTCGACCGGTGTCTGGGTGCGGTCCAGTCCGATGGTCGCGTCGTCCTTCAGCTTCGCGCCCTCGCGGTAGACGGGCGTCAGCTCGACGTACCGGTCGGTGGCCACCGACCGGGCCACGACGACGGCGCCGGCGTCGGCGGGGACGGGCTGTCCGGCGTCGATCTCCATCGTCACGAGAACCTTGTCGCCCGCCGGCTCGATCGAGCTGATGGATCCGATGGTGACGCCGAGGACGCCGACGTCGTTGCCGACGAACAGTCCCGCGGAGTCGGCGAAGTACGCCTTCACCGTCATCTTGTCCGACCCGCCGACGAGGCCGCACCCGGTGGCCAGGAGGACGGCGACGGTCGCCGCGACCGCGGCGGCGGCGCGCAGCACGCGCCTGTCGAGGACCCGGCTCATCGCTGACACGTCCCTTCCAGCTTGCAGGTGGTGTCGTCGGCCGGGATCGCCGGCGGCTTGACGTAGAGCGGCAGGTAGGGCCCGCTGCCGGTCGCGTTGGCGACATAGCGGACGGCGGGTGCCATCTGCTCCAGGAGCTTGGTCAGCTGCTTGTCCTGGCTGTTGAGCGTGTCGAGGACGGCCTTGACGTCCTTCAGCGCGGGTTCCAGCTTGCCGTTGGTCGACTTCACGATCGCGGTGAGCGCCTTGGACAGGTCGGTGGTCTCCACCAGCAGCCGGTGGATGGCCTCCCGGCGGGCGGTGATCTCGCTGACGACCAGGTTGGTCTGCTTCATCAGGCCGACGAAGTCCTGGCTGCTCGCCGAGAGCTGGTCGGTGACCTTGCGCGTCGACTCCAGCAGGTCGCCGACCTGGTCGGAGCGCTTCGAGACGACCTCGGAGAGGCGGGCGACCCCCTCGAGCGCCGGGCCGATCTCCTCCTTGCTCGCGCCGAGGGTGTCGGCCATGGCGGTCAATGCCTGGGCCAACAACTCGGGGTCGAGCTCGTCGAGCGCCTCGGAGCCCTTCTCGATGACGTCCTGCAGGTTGTAGGGCACCGACGTCCGCTCGAGCGGGATCTGGCCACCGGCGAGGCTGCCCGACCCGTTCGGGTCGACCTCCAGGTAGTGGGTGCCGAGCAGCGTGGCGACCTTGACCGTCGCCGAGGACCGCTCGCCCAGGCTGATCCCGGAGTCGAGGGCGAAGGTCACCAGGACGTGGTCCTTCTCCAGCTCGATGGCGGTGACCTTGCCGGAGATCACGCCGTGCACCTGCACGTCCTCGCCCTGCCTCAGACCGCCCGTGTGCTCGAGGACCGCACTGTAGGTCTTCGTGCCGAAGGTGCTGACGCTGAGCACGATCACCGCCGCGCCCACCAGGCCGAGGATCGCCAGGGTGACGATGCCGACGCGCAGCGGGTTGCGCTCGTTCATGGGCTTCATCGGCACGCCGCCGACCAGGGACCGTTGTTGCCGACCGGATTGATCCCGGTGCCGTTCTCGGTGAGGGCGATCGACATCGAGCACACGTACACATTGAGCGCGTTCTCGTACGACGTCGCGCGCCCCAGCGAGTCGAAGACGGTGGTGAATGCCGGGACCGCGTCCACCAGGCTCTTGCGGGACCGCTCGAACATGTCGGCGACGGTGACCAGCTGATCCGTCGTCTTGGTCAGGGGCACCTTGACCTCCTTGAGCAGGGAGCTGGTCGCGCCGACGAGTCGGCTCACGCCGTCGATCGAGGCACCGATGGACTCGCGGTCCTCGGCGAGCCCCGTCATCAGGCCGCGCAGCTCGGCGACGGTCTGGGAGAGCTCGTCGCCCTTCCCGGCGATGTTGTCGAGCACCGGCTTGAGGTTGGTCATCACCTCACCGATCACGGCGTCGCGGTCGGCGAGGAAGTTGCTGAGCTCGCCGGTCTGCTCGAGCAGCTGCTCGACGGTGCCGCCCTCGCCCTGGAGCACCTTGATCAGCGAGGTCGCCAGCTGGTTGACGTCGCCGGGCTGGAGCACCTTGAACAGGGGCCGGAAGCCGTTGAGCAGGCCGGTGAGATCGAAGCCCGGGTCGGTGCGGGCGATCGGCACCGTGGCGCCGTCCTTCAGCTCCCCGCCCCGTTGGGCACCCTGGACGAGCGAGATGTATCGCTGGCCGAGCAGGTTCTGGTAGCGCATGACGAGCTTGGTGGAGTCGAGCAGCGGCTGGTCCTCGACCAGCTCGAGGCTGATCTCGGCGCCGTCCGGGGTCGCCTCGATCCCCGTGACCTGGCCCACCCGGACGCCGGCCGCCTTGACGTCGTCGCCGACCCGCAGGCCGCTGACATCGGCGAACTCGGCCTTGAACTCGTGGGTGCCGCCACTGACGCCGTTCTGCATGGTGTTGACCAGCAGCAGCAGCATCAGGCCGCTGACCACCGCGAAGGCGGCGAACTTGATCGCGATCGAGCGCAGCCCGGTCATCGGCCGTCCCCCCACAGCCGGCCGACGCCGGCCGGGTCGGTGCTGCCGGTGCGGTACGCCGGCCGCTGGCCACTGGTGTAGTACGGCGGCGGCGAGAGGCGCAGCGTGCCGTCGGTCTTGACGAAGCCGCCGCGCACGGCCTGCGGCAGGTTCGTACCGAGCAGGATGTTGACGGCCAGCGCGTCGGTGATGCCCGCCTTGCGGTTGTCGTAGACCGCGTCGAGCAGGACCGCCGACCCGTTGATGAAGTCCACCAGCTTCCGCTCGTTCGTCCTCAGGAAGCCCCGCGAGGTCCGGGCCAGGTTGGTGCCGCCGCTGATCAGCGCCGTGATGGCCGCCTCCTGGGTGACGATCGTGTGCAGGGTGACCAGGACGTCGTCGGTCGCGTCCAGGAGGTCCGGCGCGATCTCGTCGACCAGGCGGGTGGTCGAGGCGAGCGCCTCCAGGTCCGCGCGGACCTGCGGCATCCGCGGGTTGATCCGGTCGAGGTAGCCGTTGAGGGTGCGCACGGTGGCGCCGATCCGGCCGCCGCGGCCGTCGAGCGCCTCGGCCGCCGAGCCGATGGCCGAGGCGAGCTCGGCCGGACCGAGCGCCTTGACCAGACGGTCGATGTCGTCGAGCGCCTGCTGCAGCTCCAGGGTCTCCTGGGTGCTGTCGGCGGGAACCTTGGCACCGGCCTTCAGCTCGCCCGACGCGGCCCCGTGGACGACCAGGTCGACGAAGGTGGTGCCGAACACGGTCGCCGGCAGGATCCGCGCCACGACGTTGCCCGGGACGACGTCGAGGTCCTGCTTCGACATCTCCATGTCGACCGTGACGCCGCCGGAGGCGGCGCGACTGATCTTGGACACCTTGCCGACGATGACGCCGTTCATCTTGACGTCGGAGCCGGTGCGCAGCGCGCCGCCGGCGTTGGCGACCTCGGCGGTGACATGGGGCCGGGAGCCGAAGGTGCCGTTGCTGCGCAGCGTGATGAAGGCGCCGATGACGGCGAGCGCGACGAGCGCGATCAGGCCCCGGCGGGCCAGTTCGTTGCGAGAGACCTCGCGTGCCATGTCCTCACCTCACCCCGAGATCCGGAAGCCCGGGTCGCCGCCCCAGAACACCAGGGTCAGGACCATGTCGAGCACGACGATGGACACGATGCTCGCGCGGATCCCGGTGCCGGTGGCCTCGCCAACAGCCTGCGGACCGCCCCCGACGCGCATGCCGTACCAGCAGTGGATCAGGGCCACGGTCAGGGAGAAGATCAGGATCTTCACGATCGAGAAGGCGACGTCCCTGGGTTGGATGAACGTCGAGAAGTAGTGGTCGTACTGGCCCCGCGACTGCCCGAACAGGAGAACGACCGATGCCTCCGAGGCGATATAGCTCCCGATCAGGCCGATCAGGTAGAGCGGCAGGATCGCGACCATGCAGGCGATCACGCGCGTGGTGCAGACGTAACGCACCGCGCTGACCGCCATCACCTCGAGGGCGTCGATCTCCTCGTGGATCTTCATCGAGCCGATCTGGGCGGTGAACCGGCAGCCGACCTGGGCGCCGAGCGCCAGTGCCGCGATCAGCGGCGCCAGCTCACGGGTGTTGACGCTAGCGGAGATGAAGCCGGTCAACGGAGCGAGGCCGACGATCTCGAGGCCGTTGAACCCCTCGATGCCGATCGACGTGCCGGCCGCGACCGACAGCAGGATCATCACGCCGACCGTGCCGCCCCCGACGAGAAGGGCGCCGCTGCCCCAGGCGATGTCCTTGATCTGACGCAGCACCTCCTTGGGGTAGAGGGCGAGGGTCGCCGGGATCTCGCGGAACACCTTGCCGGAGAAGCTCACGAAGGAGCCGAACATCGCGAGCGTGCTCATCAGGGCGTCGGCGAGGCCGACGACGGCGTCGGAGAACCGGGCCCCGAGCCCGCGACCGAGCTGGACCTCGGACATCAGGCACCTCCGGGGAAGAGCATGACGTAGGCCTGGGTCAGGCCCACGTTGATGACGGCGAGCAGGATCACGCTGAGGACGACGGCCTGGTTGACGGCGTCGGCGACCGCCTTGGGGCCGCCGCGCGCGCTCAGCCCCTTGTGCGCACACACGATGATCGCGACGAAGCCGAAGATGAGGCCCTTGAGCTCGGCGAGCACCAGATCACCCGGCTGGGCGAGTCCGACGAACGAGTCGAGATAGGTGCCCGACGAGATCTGGCCGCCGCCGACGACGATGACGAAGGCGGTCGTCATGGCGGTCATCGCCACGATCACGGTGAGCAGCAGCGACACGACCAGGGCCGCCAGGATGCGGGGGGCGACCAGCCGCTGGATCGGCGAGATGC
This region of Nocardioides sp. L-11A genomic DNA includes:
- the uvrB gene encoding excinuclease ABC subunit UvrB, encoding MRPVTDLERRVAPFHVQSDYQPSGDQPAAIAEITKRINDGVQDVVLLGATGTGKTATVAWVAEQVQRPLLVLQPNKTLAAQFANELRQLFPDNAVEYFVSYYDYYQPEAYVPQTDTYIEKDSSINEEVERLRHSATNSLLTRRDVIVVSTVSCIYGLGTPQEYVDRMVRLRVGEEHDRDSVLRRLVEIQYTRNDLAFTRGTFRVRGDTLEIFPVYEELAVRIEFFGDEIERLMTLHPVTGEVITEDQELYVFPASHYIAGPERMERAINGIEAELTEQLETFERQGKMLEAQRLRMRTTYDIEMMRQVGSCSGIENYSMHMDGRSRGSAPNTLLDYFPEDFVLVVDESHVAVPQIGGMYEGDMSRKRNLVEHGFRLPSAMDNRPLRWEEFLDRIGQTVYLSATPGDYELDKVQGDVVEQIIRPTGLVDPEVVVKPTKGQIDDLIHEIRLRADKEERVLVTTLTKKMSEDLTDYLLDAGIRTRYLHSEVDTLKRIELLRDLRLGAYDVLVGINLLREGLDLPEVSLVSILDADKEGFLRSDKSLIQTIGRAARNVSGEVHMYADRITPSMESAIDETNRRRAKQVAYNEAHGIDPQPLRKKIADITEMLAREDETTQELLQTWADVGQKGRAGGVKPKKSPTPQLRSTDIGGHAAELAGLPSSDLAQLIQDLTDQMKAAAAELQFELAARLRDEIGELKKELRQMLEATK
- a CDS encoding carboxymuconolactone decarboxylase family protein; protein product: MSGPDEPRITPGGWREVGPFVAAFARIAGRVQGTEPPAVFLTLGRHRRLFWGWLHFAGRLMPGGRLSRRESELVIVRVAARRGSAYELEQHRRLARRAGLSRAEVAAIEAGERDPGLSARERLLLRATDELLADQDLSDPLWAELGTHFEDRERIEILMLVGHYTMLATALHALRVRPDRPR
- a CDS encoding SDR family oxidoreductase: MWFRAPVRDLTGKQVLVTGAASGIGRAVAEQAADRGAVLHLTDVQPERLAEVATAIRARGGRVGTAEVADVADHEQVRRLAAHVTERAGAMDVVLNVAGIAIWGTVRSLEPEHWQRLVDVNLMGPIHVIEEFVPPMIDAGRGGQLVNVSSAAGIIAMPWHAAYSATKFGLRGVSEVLRYDLRKHRIGVSLVCPGGVDTGLVETIRIAGIDQQSKAFVRARGHFQKRAVSPEQAAAAIWKGALRNRYWVYTSPDIRLVHWLQRYFPPGYAVAMRVFNYGANKVLPAVEQARRVA
- a CDS encoding phospholipase D-like domain-containing protein, with product MAHDDNDPLAGLRTALRRVLLTLIGVPFLVAIAMSLVDSYRRRGKRPKPFPTTPPRTVAVGDGNVTTYTFGRDLYDDMLAAIDGAQRQILFETYIWKGDATGERFKRALIAAAERGVDVYCIYDGFANLVVSPAFQRFPPSVKVLRYPVYSAGWRFFDLRRYGRDHRKILVVDDNVGFVGGYNIGSAYESEWRDTHVQITGPAVWDLKRAFADFWNLNRRRRLRGSERPLLLETASTWEPRVRVQRNVPRLWMFPIRAMYIEAINRASRNVWMTQAYFLPDEDFIDAVKAAARRGVDVRLLLPLKSNHIVADWISRGHFTQLLDAGVRILRYRDAMVHAKTATVDGTWATVGTANIDRLSLTGNFEINVEIIDEGFARELEEIFEIDQSHCLELTSGEWEARDVHRKFTELVLAPLRPLL
- a CDS encoding MlaD family protein → MVKKILGDRLYLSLAGIVVVLVVTTAYIFAAVLDQPLTSRPVEVKVQLAQTGGLFEGSVVTYRGIKVGKVRSIVPAAEGVEATIAITTGTEIPKDSLARVRSLSPVGEQYLDFQPQQAAGPYLATGDVVPAESTDLPKSLSSTVVAVNNVLRQIDDKKLRIVLGELSTGLKGTGDDLGQILDQGTAILQTLDEVWPETDRVIANSGSVLSIATDNADSLRRLATSAKQFARFLRDYDPELRDLLKRGPGQLDELVELVEDANQVLPGFLSTGVSFTDVFRSYEPHLRNLLQNYSPGLRSLLSKVRDGELRIELIPDMDPRCSYGTARLDPKKTERRPLQKDGRCAASFATLQRGAAHAPGPVR
- a CDS encoding MCE family protein; amino-acid sequence: MTAMRTRAGVAGLLVLVLGVLSACSTTMRDLPIPGTGVAGDTIEIEAQFDDALNLAVGAPVKVNGVDMGKVKSIEPDDFTARATLTVKKDAVVREGAQARLRYTTPLGELFVDVTNPATGPELADKAVLGRESTRTAPSVEDALAQASLLINGGGLDQLQTVTEELNTALSGNEADYRALLDKASVFLTRANATTQAIDGVLSSMNSLSTTLNGRKKTINRALKDIRPAAKVLREKTPAFTELLAEVEKFSGAANDTVTKTRTQLLSMLSELEPVLAEFAANNGTFEKSLQAVIQASGSADAVIGTDYLNIALELHVDNLNIDGLLTGAVNGLVTDLLDLIGLGDLLPGLLGGGKGGGKAKHGAAAPAAPAGPAGTGSTPDGTGPTSDPLGLNGLLGALFGRGA
- a CDS encoding MCE family protein, with the protein product MSRVLDRRVLRAAAAVAATVAVLLATGCGLVGGSDKMTVKAYFADSAGLFVGNDVGVLGVTIGSISSIEPAGDKVLVTMEIDAGQPVPADAGAVVVARSVATDRYVELTPVYREGAKLKDDATIGLDRTQTPVDFDQVLESLNDFATGIGGNAETTKAVQKFIDAGTEALQGRGPLLNQTIHSLANGVDGIASHREDIAATLRSLDVLLTTIAANEDTARTFIQQVSAASQLLADERGNFQQALRSLDKAVTTVAKFAVDNRESIVASLDGSTTLMNTLLTKQDQLAEILRVMPLALQNLQLVQGDRLPVRIDPLILDPLGGLLQQVCQGLLGPLCNIINGTQPGS